GATTTTTATTGCGACAGCATTGTAGATCTTGTGAAGATGCATCGAAACGGAACATCCGTTTTTCCTGATGAGGTAGACATTGTGACAGGGGGGTTCCCATGTCAAGACTTCAGTATTGCGGGGAAGCGAAATGGCTTCACTTCACATAAAAATCATATTGGAGAGTTAAACACTGAAAACACAGCGTCAGAGGAGACTCGTGGGCATTTGTATATGTGGATGAAACAAGTAATTGACATTACCAAACCTAAAATATTTATAGCCGAGAACGTCAAGGGTTTGGTTAATTTGTCAAATGTTAAAGACATTATTCAAAATGATTTTGCTTCATCTGGTGAGAACGGCTACATTGTATTAACACCAAGAGTATTGCATGCCGCAGACTTTGGGGTTCCACAATCTAGAGAAAGAGTGTTTTTCATCGGATTGAAGAAATCAGCCTTGAAGAAATCAGCCCTTGCAGAATTAGAAAAAGAAACCATCTCCCTAAAGTTTGATCCTTATCCTCAACCAACCCATGCATATACCACAGATGGAGATTATTTGAAACGGCATGTCGACTTGAAGGAACTATTTCAAAATTTAGAGGAGCCTGAATTCACAGGTGATCTTTCTCAAAAATTTTATTCTAAGGCTAAGTTCATGGGTAAACATTGTCAAGGGCAAATTGAAATTAAGCCTGATGGTATAAGTCCTACAATAAGAGCCGAGCATCATGGTAATATTGAATTTAGAAGGCTATCAAAACAAAATGGTGGAGTTATTGAAAATGAACTTTCAAAAGGTTTAGAAGAAAGAAGACTGACTCCTCGAGAATGCGCATTAATTCAAACTTTTCCTCCTGACTATGAATTTGTGATTGAGAATAAAAATGGACGTAAGGGGTCATTTCTAGTAAGTCCTTCTAAGGCGTATAAGATCATTGGAAATGCTGTACCCCCACTTCTTGCTTATAACCTCGCAAGACGTATTCAGAACAACTGGGATATATATTTTAAAAAATAAATGGTAGTATCAACTAATCCTGAACCAAGTTCTAATGAATTCAATTCGCTTCTAGAGTCGACTATTGAGGAATTGAATAGTCATGCGATAAAATGGCCTAAGAAAATCGAACAACTGAGAGGAAACAAACTAGAACCATATGTTCAGAACGTGATGACAGATTTGGCAGTCGGTTCTAGTTTTGAAAATTCAATTGAACTAATTGGAGGACAAAAATTTCCTGACATAGTTGCTAAGAAATTCTACGGAATTGAAGTGAAAACCACAACTCAAAATCATTGGAAAACAACTGGAAATAGTGTGTTAGAATCTACAAGAGTGGAAGATGTTGAACGAATTTTCATGCTATTTGGAAAACTTGGCCAACCTATTGAGTTTAGATCAAGACCATATGAGGAGTGTTTATCTGAGGTTGTGGTAACTCACTCCCCCCGATATTTGATCGATATGAATTTGGGATCTGGTGAAACAATTTTCGACAAGATTAAAATGCCATACGACACTTTGCGAACTAGTCAAAACCCAATCAAGCCAATAACAGATTATTACAAAAGTAAACTTAAACCTGGTCAGGACTTATGGTGGATAGACCAAGATAACAGCAGGCCAAGTGGCATGATAATTAACCTTTGGAAAAATCTAACTCAAGATGAAAAACAAAAGATTAAAGATCGGTCGATGATCTATTTTCCAGAACTTTTTGGCAATAGTAGCGGTAAATTCGAGCGCTTGGCAATCTATCTCGCAACTCGAGAATCTGTAGTTTGTCGCAATGTTCGGGATAATTTTACAGCAGGTGGCAAAGATAATTATAATATAGCAGGCAAAATATATTTGAATATCCCAAGGGTCTTTATAAATCTATTTGAAAATATTGAGTCGGTTCTTTCTATTCTTTCTGAAACTTCGGCTGACGAACTTTCTGAATACTGGAACATAAAAACAACAGAAAAAAGAAAGCTAGCTCACTGGATTGGACTTGTGGACTTACACTCAAAGACGATTAGTTCGGCAAGCCATTTGAATTTGAAGAAGATGTTGGAGATCATGATTTACTGAGAATCCTGTCCATCCAGTTCTTATGGGTTTATAATCCCAGCTCGGTCGCAATTCTGAATGCGACTGAAAACTTTCGGGCATTCCTGACTGTACGTCAGGCTGGTGAAATGCCCATAAAGATATGATCTCTGATCATACCCCAAAAAATGGGACAGTGGGTTTAGTTCAGAAATGACGATTAAATTTACTGATATGACACGCAAGAAGTACACATCAAAATTCAAGACGAAGGTGGTATTAGAGGCCATCAAAGAGCAATCAAGTGTAGCAGAACTAGCACAGAAATATGAACTAGCCCCTCAGCAAATCAACCTCTGGAAAAGAGAGTTTTTGGCCAATGCAGAGGGTGTTTTTGAGAAAAAAGGCAAGAGCAAGAAGTCCCAAATTGAAGATGAACGTGATCAGCTGCTTAAGGTAATTGGGCAACTTAAAGTTGAGAATGATTTTTTAAACGACGCCTTGCGGTAAGACCTCTTGCTGAACGGCGATCATTGATAAGCAAGGGTCAATTGAGTATGGCAAAGCAGTGCAAACTACTTTCCCTACACCGTTCGGGAATATATTATAAGCCCAGAGGAGAATCTGAATTGAACTTAAAACTCATGCGTATGATGGACGAGCATTATCTCCACCATTCTTTTAAGGGGGCACGCAGCATGCATACCTGGCTGACCAAAGACAAGGGACTGCAGGTGAGCAAAAATCGGGTTGAACGACTCTACTATCGGGTGATGGGGCTTAGAGCTACCCAGCCTGGAAAACATACTTCCAGACGGCACAAGGCTCATAAAGTGTACCCTTATCTGCTTCGTAATCTGACCGTGAAACGTCCCAATCAGGTCTGGGCAATAGACATCACCTACATCCCAATGAAGAAGGGTTTTATGTATTTGATAGCCATTATTGACCTCTACAGCAGGTATGTAGTCAATTGGTCAGTATCTAACTCAATGGATGCGGACTGGTGCCTAAACTGCCTAGAAGAGGCTATAGAAACACATGGAAAGCCAGAGATCCTCAATACCGATCAAGGCTCACAGTTTACATCAGAAGTCTTCGCCAACTTCGTCTTGAGTCAAGACATCAAATTGAGTATGGACGGAAAAGGAAGGGCTATTGACAATGCCTTTATTGAGCGGTTGTGGAGAAGTGTAAAGTATGAAAAACTGTACCTCAATCCACCTAAGGACGGTATGGATCTGTACCTACTAGTGGCAGAGTACTTCAACTACTACAACATGGAAAGAAGGCATACAAGTATCGAGAATCAGAGACCGATTGATCTCTATCAAACCACCCAAAAACAGGCCGCCTAATGAGTAGATTATTTTTGGGTTTTATTGTTAATGAAAGGATTATTAAACACTATTGTAGAACTTAAAACCGAACAATCCCTGTCCTAACTATTGGGGTATGATCACTCAATCCAATTGAGATCGAGCAGAGTGGACTTAGTAATTTTATAAAGATACAAAAATGAATAAAACCGTTTTTATCTCATCAACTTTTGTGGATTTGAAAGAGGAACGAAAAGAGGTTTGGGAGTTATTGAAGAAGTATGATGTTTTAGTCAGAGGAATGGAGCAATTTGGAGCTCGAAAAGAAGACTCACTAACAACATGTATCACTGAAGTAGAACAATCGGATATTTATGTTGGAATTATTGGATACAGACTTGGGTCAATCGATAATAAAACAGGAAAATCATATACCCAGTTAGAATATGATAAAGCCCTAGAATTAGGCAAAGAGATTCTGATCTATATAATAGATGATGAATCAAGTAAGGTTTCACCGAAATACATTGAATTTGATAAAATACCTAAGTTAAACTCATTTAAAGATACTTTGAAAGAGCGGCATACAATTGACACATTTAAAGACTCTGAGGAGTTAAAACAAAAGCTTAGTAGACAGTTTGAAAAGTATTTGACAAAAAAGGAAGCTGAAAAAAAGACAAAAACCAAAGATGATTTTAGTCAATCAAAATTGACATTAGAAAAGTTTTTTTTAGTTCCGAAAGCTATATCAGGTGCTGAAGTGAAATTAAGGGTCAAATTTGATAAAACTATTTCACCTGCCTCAAAGGCAATTTGTCAAATCACAAATATGGATTTTGGAAAAACTACTTGTGCAAATATTAGAATTGTTGAACCAAACATAGATGCTGAAAACTTCAAAAGTATAATCATCGGATTCAAAAAATTAGACGACTATTTAAAGCTTGATAAAAACAAAGAATATGTGATTTATGGGAATGTTTGGTTTCATGAAAATAAAATTAAATCTATCACAACTAGATTTAAAGATATTTCATACCAAATATGGGATGACGACTATTATTACGGGCAAGAACACCAAAATCAAGAAGAGCCACAACCTTTTGTTGTAAAAAAAGAAATTGGTGAGGGACAGATTGTATTAACATTAAAGGAGATAGAAAAATAATATCCAACTAGTTTCTCCGCTGTTTTAAGTCTTCCGAAGGGTGACTTGAAACGATGAATGATCAGTAGGGTCTCTGACCCGGTCGGTCTAGTATCTCGCTCGGGTCGGAGACCCTGGTTTCATCTGGCTTTTAAGTCAGGAAACTTAAAAGAGCGAAGGGGTCAGCGAACTGAAAGTAATCCGATTACTCGAATTAATCGGATTACTTAACTCTAGCTCGGTCGCAATTCTGAATGCGAATGAAACATCCGGAGGGAAGAGTGCTGCGGTTATTATCTTACAGCTACCAGATCATCAGACTTCTCCTTGCAGAAAGGACTTGCGTCTTTTCTGCTCGTTCGAAGTGACGATGTTTTCTTCGCACGGTAGCATTTCTGAACGCGACTGAAAACTTTCGGGCATTCCCGACTGTATCTCAGGCTGGTGAAATGCCCAGAAAGATGTGATCGCAATCCAATTGTGATCAAGCAGATGTCAAGTTGTATATCAGTGAATTGAAAGTTAGATTGGTGGAAAAAATTAAATGGCTGTATTGTTACAGGATTTATGAACAATCAACATACGTCTGATCGGGCGCGTTTGAGTGCAACGGAAAGCACTTGAGATATGGTCACGCGTTGCGCTATCGCTAAACGCGCGCCAGCTGGCTGGTGTTGACTTTGTTGGCAATAACTTAGACTTGAAATTATATGATTTATTTAACGATGATGATTTTTGTGAAGGAAGGGAAAGAGCAAATCTTCGATGAGTTTGAGGCACAAGCGATTCCAATCCTCAAGGATTACCAGGGAGAATTGATATATCGAATTAGGACAAAGAAGGAAGACTACTTAGTCAATAGTGAAGAAACCCCTTACGAAATTCATTTTATTTCTTTTCCATCAGAAGAGGATTTTCATCGCTTTGCAAAAGATGAAAGGAGAAAGGAATTTATACATTTGAAAGAGGAGTCCATTAAATACAGCTACTTAGTTAAAGGGGTGAAATTATAATCGACAAGCCCACTACCAATGAAAGTACTGCCTGTTGTTTCAAGTCTTCTGAAGGGTGGCTTGAAATGGGCAGCGAACCGAGAGTAATCCGATTACTCGAAGTAATCGGATTACTTAATTTCTTCCATCCTGTAGCAATTGAGAGTAATGGGGGCCAGTGAAGAAAGCATCTATGATTTGACTTTCAGATTCTATTAGATCTCTCCTTCCGTCGAGATGACGTTGTTTTCTTCGCCCCAGCTGTTTTTAAGTCTTCCGAAGGGCGACTTGAAACGATGAATTATAAGTAGAGTCTCTGACCCAGTCGGTCTAGTATCTCACTCAGATCAGAGACCCTGGTTCCATCTGGCTTTTCAGTCTGGAGACTTAAAAGAGCCGAGAGCCAGTCTTCCAACGAGAGTAATCAGGTTACTTCGAGTAACCTGATTACTAGCTGTATTTATTCCTTGACAAATTTCTGCCTCCAGACTTGCCCCTGCGTTTTTAGCTCCACGAAATAAAGTCCCGCTTTGAGTCCTGTCAGATCAAGCACCCTCGAGGAGGATGATTGAGCGTAATTCCATCCTTTGATGGCCTTACCTGATAGGTCCAGTATACTGATGCTCGATTGTTGATCGATCCCTTTCCTTTCGAGGGTTAACTGATCCTGGCAGGGGTTTGGGTAGAGCAAAATCTCGTCGGAAGTACCCGCATCGGCTTCCAGTACATATTCGCTCAGTTTGAACCAGTTGATGTTGAACTCTGGCTGGATGATTGTGACGCGGAAAGTGTGTCTGCCCGCCACCATGTCCATGTCTGTGGATACGGTCTGCCAGGTCTGCCATCCGCCAGTG
This is a stretch of genomic DNA from Reichenbachiella ulvae. It encodes these proteins:
- a CDS encoding DUF1330 domain-containing protein, with amino-acid sequence MIYLTMMIFVKEGKEQIFDEFEAQAIPILKDYQGELIYRIRTKKEDYLVNSEETPYEIHFISFPSEEDFHRFAKDERRKEFIHLKEESIKYSYLVKGVKL
- a CDS encoding transposase, which produces MTRKKYTSKFKTKVVLEAIKEQSSVAELAQKYELAPQQINLWKREFLANAEGVFEKKGKSKKSQIEDERDQLLKVIGQLKVENDFLNDALR
- a CDS encoding DUF4062 domain-containing protein, whose protein sequence is MNKTVFISSTFVDLKEERKEVWELLKKYDVLVRGMEQFGARKEDSLTTCITEVEQSDIYVGIIGYRLGSIDNKTGKSYTQLEYDKALELGKEILIYIIDDESSKVSPKYIEFDKIPKLNSFKDTLKERHTIDTFKDSEELKQKLSRQFEKYLTKKEAEKKTKTKDDFSQSKLTLEKFFLVPKAISGAEVKLRVKFDKTISPASKAICQITNMDFGKTTCANIRIVEPNIDAENFKSIIIGFKKLDDYLKLDKNKEYVIYGNVWFHENKIKSITTRFKDISYQIWDDDYYYGQEHQNQEEPQPFVVKKEIGEGQIVLTLKEIEK
- a CDS encoding IS3 family transposase, with product MSMAKQCKLLSLHRSGIYYKPRGESELNLKLMRMMDEHYLHHSFKGARSMHTWLTKDKGLQVSKNRVERLYYRVMGLRATQPGKHTSRRHKAHKVYPYLLRNLTVKRPNQVWAIDITYIPMKKGFMYLIAIIDLYSRYVVNWSVSNSMDADWCLNCLEEAIETHGKPEILNTDQGSQFTSEVFANFVLSQDIKLSMDGKGRAIDNAFIERLWRSVKYEKLYLNPPKDGMDLYLLVAEYFNYYNMERRHTSIENQRPIDLYQTTQKQAA
- a CDS encoding DNA cytosine methyltransferase; this encodes MQEFDLTPNMVEEPQLAVKYYKQETFDSTTPQTTLKVLSLFSGCGGMDLGFEGGFSVLASSVNELIHPDFVERKLNDGFVELAKTRFKTIFANDILSDARNAWVNYFSKRGHNSEDFYCDSIVDLVKMHRNGTSVFPDEVDIVTGGFPCQDFSIAGKRNGFTSHKNHIGELNTENTASEETRGHLYMWMKQVIDITKPKIFIAENVKGLVNLSNVKDIIQNDFASSGENGYIVLTPRVLHAADFGVPQSRERVFFIGLKKSALKKSALAELEKETISLKFDPYPQPTHAYTTDGDYLKRHVDLKELFQNLEEPEFTGDLSQKFYSKAKFMGKHCQGQIEIKPDGISPTIRAEHHGNIEFRRLSKQNGGVIENELSKGLEERRLTPRECALIQTFPPDYEFVIENKNGRKGSFLVSPSKAYKIIGNAVPPLLAYNLARRIQNNWDIYFKK